The Phyllopteryx taeniolatus isolate TA_2022b chromosome 17, UOR_Ptae_1.2, whole genome shotgun sequence genome window below encodes:
- the wdr44 gene encoding WD repeat-containing protein 44 isoform X1 codes for MASDTSDTEEFYDAPEDVHFSPSPNVSPAKFVIPSLKLSQRSDEDDSCGEAVAETTQEDSLHIIDSIIEESQMENGAVAELLDQLHVDVTVEAESKEKSNTQEVPVAASVAADEPQPIERPEEQPECSVTNGVYSLPAPNPVDLPGPSVGTQEGVQPPDITSTIGQSNSDGALVVAEGGQEHRSADILEQVPFADRPTASMDTSGPTKPPRQFTVEPDIVASTKKPPPSRPRPPSGAPPPRPPPPALQSHPSKKSQECLRPNMLEVSAMIPVSSDPLEPSGLMSPSSTVRSLTRELQHSLDLASATSGDKVVTAQENEGEEALSQVEGQVPGPQRPRSNSGRELTDEEILASVMIKNLDTGEEIPLIQAEEKLPAGINPLTLHIMRRTKEYITNDEAQSDDDDKSQAPLVDTDGGKLKQRTTQFKKFLGKSVKKAKHLAEEYGEKAVNKVKSVRDEVFHTDQDDPSSSDDEGMPYTRPVKFKAAHSFKGPFDFDQIKVVQDLSGEHMGAVWTMKFSHCGRLLATAGQDNVVRIWVLKTAFDYFNNMRLKYNTEGRVSPSPSQESLCSSKSDTDPGASCAPEDPDTEDRNAPFRQVPFCKYKGHTADLLDLSWSKNFFLLSSSMDKTVRLWHISRRECLCCFQHIDFVTAITFHPRDDRYFLSGSLDGKLRLWNIPDKKVALWNEVDGQTRLITAANFCQNGKYAVIGTYDGRCIFYDTERLKYHTQIHVRSTRGRNKVGRKITGIEPLPGENKILVTSNDSRIRLYDLRDLSLSMKYKGYVNSSSQIKASFSHDYSFIVSGSEDKYVYIWSTYHDLSKFTSVRRDRNDFWEGIKAHNVVVTSAIFAPHPGLIVPQEVGAEKTDAECKSLDSESETIPSGALKTDHTEVLLSADFTGAIKVFINVKKY; via the exons ATGGCATCAGACACGAGTGACACGGAGGAGTTCTACGATGCTCCAGAGGACGTACATTTCAGCCCATCTCCCAACGT GTCTCCTGCAAAGTTTGTCATTCCTTCCCTTAAG CTGTCGCAGAGATCTGATGAGGATGACAGTTGCGGAGAGGCTGTCGCTGAGACTACTCAAGAAGATTCCCTACAT ATCATTGATAGTATCATTGAGGAGAGTCAAATGGAAAATGGTGCTGTCGCCGAGCTGTTGGATCAACTCCATGTTGATGTGACTGTGGAAGCGGAGTCAAAGGAAAAGAGTAACACCCAGGAAGTTCCTGTTGCGGCATCAGTTGCAGCTGATGAACCGCAGCCTATCGAGAGGCCTGAGGAGCAACCTGAATGTTCCGTGACAAACGGAGTGTATTCTCTGCCTGCCCCCAATCCGGTGGATCTCCCAGGACCTTCAGTTGGAACACAGGAAGGTGTTCAGCCCCCAGACATCACCAGCACAATAGGACAGAGTAACTCCGATGGGGCACTTGTAGTCGCAGAAGGGGGGCAGGAGCACAGGTCCGCTGACATTTTAGAGCAGGTTCCGTTCGCAGACAGGCCAACGGCCTCTATGGACACATCAGGACCTACAAAACCACCACGGCAGTTTACGGTAGAGCCAGACATTGTAGCCAGCACCAAGAAACCTCCACCGTCACGACCGCGCCCTCCCAGCGGAGCTCCTCCACCAAGACCGCCTCCACCGGCTTTGCAGAGTCACCCTTCCAAGAAGTCTCAGGAGTGTCTCAGGCCCAATATGCTTGAAG TATCTGCTATGATTCCAGTCAGCAGCGATCCTCTGGAACCATCTGGTCTGATGTCTCCGAGTAGCACTGTGAGGAGTTTAACCAGAGAGTTGCAGCACTCCTTGGATCTGGCCAGTGCCACCAGTGGGGACAAGGTGGTGACCGCACAG GAGAATGAGGGTGAGGAGGCCTTGTCTCAGGTTGAAGGACAAGTTCCAGGCCCTCAGCGTCCACGCTCCAACTCTGGTAGAGAGCTCACTGACGAG GAAATCCTGGCCAGTGTGATGATCAAGAACCTAGACACTGGGGAAGAGATCCCACTAATCCAGGCAGAGGAGAAACTTCCTGCTGGGATTAACCCCCTCACTTTGCACATCATGAGGAGGACCAAAGAGTATATCAC GAATGATGAAGCACAGTCAGATGATGATGACAAGTCACAGGCTCCACTGGTAGACACAGATGGGGGGAAACTGAAACAGAGAAC AACTCAGTTTAAGAAATTCCTGGGCAAGTCTGTGAAGAAGGCCAAGCATCTTGCTGAGGAATATGGAGAAAAGGCAGTAAACAAAGTGAAAAGTGTTCGCGATgaag TTTTCCACACAGATCAAGACGACCCGTCCTCCAGTGATGACGAAGGGATGCCTTATACCAGGCCTGTCAAGTTCAAGGCCGCACACAGCTTTAAGGGTCCTTTTGACTTCGATCAAATCAAGGTCGTGCAGGATTTGAGTGGCGAGCACATG GGGGCCGTGTGGACAATGAAGTTCTCTCACTGTGGCAGGCTGCTGGCAACCGCTGGCCAAGATAACGTTGTTCGCATCTGGGTCTTAAAGACTGCCTTTGACTATTTCAACAACATGAGATTGAAATACAACACGGAAG GTCGAGTGTCACCTTCTCCCTCTCAGGAAAGCTTGTGTTCCTCCAAATCTGACACTGATCCTGGG GCCAGTTGCGCTCCAGAGGACCCAGACACAGAAGACAGGAATGCCCCTTTTCGACAGGTCCCCTTCTGCAAGTACAAAGGCCATACAGCAGATCTATTGGATTTGTCTTGGTCAAAG aactTCTTCCTGCTCTCGTCGTCCATGGATAAAACGGTCAGACTGTGGCACATTTCTAGGAGAGAGTGTCTCTGCTGCTTTCAGCACATTGATTTTGTCACTGCAATCACATTCCATCCCAGG GACGACAGATACTTTTTAAGTGGCTCTCTGGATGGAAAGCTACGATTGTGGAACATTCCGGACAAGAAGGTGGCACTTTGGAATGAGGTGGATGGCCAAACGCGCCTCATCACTGCTGCCAACTTCTGTCAAAATGGGAAGTACGCTGTCATTGGCACCTATGACGGAAGATGCATCTTTTATGACACAGAG CGTCTGAAATATCATACCCAAATACATGTGAGGTCCACCAGAGGTAGGAACAAAGTTGGGCGAAAAATCACTGGTATTGAACCATTACCGGGAGAGAATAAG ATTTTGGTGACCTCAAATGATTCCCGCATCCGCCTTTATGACCTAAGGGACTTGTCTCTATCCATGAAGTACAAGGGTTACGTCAACAGCAGCAGTCAGATTAAGGCCAGCTTCAG CCACGACTACTCTTTCATCGTCAGTGGTTCAGAGGACAAATACGTGTACATCTGGAGCACTTACCACGACCTCAGCAAATTCACATCAGTACGCCGGGACCGCAATGACTTCTGGGAAGGGATTAAAG CACACAATGTTGTGGTCACGTCAGCCATTTTCGCTCCTCACCCTGGTCTTATTGTGCCACAAGAAGTTGGTGCAGAAAAAACAGATGCCGAGTGCAAGAGCCTGGACTCCGAATCTGAAACAATTCCCTCAG GTGCCCTAAAGACAGATCATACAGAAGTTCTACTCTCTGCTGACTTCACTGGAGCCATCAAGGTTTTCATTAATGTGAAGAAATACTGA
- the wdr44 gene encoding WD repeat-containing protein 44 isoform X2, translated as MASDTSDTEEFYDAPEDVHFSPSPNVSPAKFVIPSLKLSQRSDEDDSCGEAVAETTQEDSLHIIDSIIEESQMENGAVAELLDQLHVDVTVEAESKEKSNTQEVPVAASVAADEPQPIERPEEQPECSVTNGVYSLPAPNPVDLPGPSVGTQEGVQPPDITSTIGQSNSDGALVVAEGGQEHRSADILEQVPFADRPTASMDTSGPTKPPRQFTVEPDIVASTKKPPPSRPRPPSGAPPPRPPPPALQSHPSKKSQECLRPNMLEVSSDPLEPSGLMSPSSTVRSLTRELQHSLDLASATSGDKVVTAQENEGEEALSQVEGQVPGPQRPRSNSGRELTDEEILASVMIKNLDTGEEIPLIQAEEKLPAGINPLTLHIMRRTKEYITNDEAQSDDDDKSQAPLVDTDGGKLKQRTTQFKKFLGKSVKKAKHLAEEYGEKAVNKVKSVRDEVFHTDQDDPSSSDDEGMPYTRPVKFKAAHSFKGPFDFDQIKVVQDLSGEHMGAVWTMKFSHCGRLLATAGQDNVVRIWVLKTAFDYFNNMRLKYNTEGRVSPSPSQESLCSSKSDTDPGASCAPEDPDTEDRNAPFRQVPFCKYKGHTADLLDLSWSKNFFLLSSSMDKTVRLWHISRRECLCCFQHIDFVTAITFHPRDDRYFLSGSLDGKLRLWNIPDKKVALWNEVDGQTRLITAANFCQNGKYAVIGTYDGRCIFYDTERLKYHTQIHVRSTRGRNKVGRKITGIEPLPGENKILVTSNDSRIRLYDLRDLSLSMKYKGYVNSSSQIKASFSHDYSFIVSGSEDKYVYIWSTYHDLSKFTSVRRDRNDFWEGIKAHNVVVTSAIFAPHPGLIVPQEVGAEKTDAECKSLDSESETIPSGALKTDHTEVLLSADFTGAIKVFINVKKY; from the exons ATGGCATCAGACACGAGTGACACGGAGGAGTTCTACGATGCTCCAGAGGACGTACATTTCAGCCCATCTCCCAACGT GTCTCCTGCAAAGTTTGTCATTCCTTCCCTTAAG CTGTCGCAGAGATCTGATGAGGATGACAGTTGCGGAGAGGCTGTCGCTGAGACTACTCAAGAAGATTCCCTACAT ATCATTGATAGTATCATTGAGGAGAGTCAAATGGAAAATGGTGCTGTCGCCGAGCTGTTGGATCAACTCCATGTTGATGTGACTGTGGAAGCGGAGTCAAAGGAAAAGAGTAACACCCAGGAAGTTCCTGTTGCGGCATCAGTTGCAGCTGATGAACCGCAGCCTATCGAGAGGCCTGAGGAGCAACCTGAATGTTCCGTGACAAACGGAGTGTATTCTCTGCCTGCCCCCAATCCGGTGGATCTCCCAGGACCTTCAGTTGGAACACAGGAAGGTGTTCAGCCCCCAGACATCACCAGCACAATAGGACAGAGTAACTCCGATGGGGCACTTGTAGTCGCAGAAGGGGGGCAGGAGCACAGGTCCGCTGACATTTTAGAGCAGGTTCCGTTCGCAGACAGGCCAACGGCCTCTATGGACACATCAGGACCTACAAAACCACCACGGCAGTTTACGGTAGAGCCAGACATTGTAGCCAGCACCAAGAAACCTCCACCGTCACGACCGCGCCCTCCCAGCGGAGCTCCTCCACCAAGACCGCCTCCACCGGCTTTGCAGAGTCACCCTTCCAAGAAGTCTCAGGAGTGTCTCAGGCCCAATATGCTTGAAG TCAGCAGCGATCCTCTGGAACCATCTGGTCTGATGTCTCCGAGTAGCACTGTGAGGAGTTTAACCAGAGAGTTGCAGCACTCCTTGGATCTGGCCAGTGCCACCAGTGGGGACAAGGTGGTGACCGCACAG GAGAATGAGGGTGAGGAGGCCTTGTCTCAGGTTGAAGGACAAGTTCCAGGCCCTCAGCGTCCACGCTCCAACTCTGGTAGAGAGCTCACTGACGAG GAAATCCTGGCCAGTGTGATGATCAAGAACCTAGACACTGGGGAAGAGATCCCACTAATCCAGGCAGAGGAGAAACTTCCTGCTGGGATTAACCCCCTCACTTTGCACATCATGAGGAGGACCAAAGAGTATATCAC GAATGATGAAGCACAGTCAGATGATGATGACAAGTCACAGGCTCCACTGGTAGACACAGATGGGGGGAAACTGAAACAGAGAAC AACTCAGTTTAAGAAATTCCTGGGCAAGTCTGTGAAGAAGGCCAAGCATCTTGCTGAGGAATATGGAGAAAAGGCAGTAAACAAAGTGAAAAGTGTTCGCGATgaag TTTTCCACACAGATCAAGACGACCCGTCCTCCAGTGATGACGAAGGGATGCCTTATACCAGGCCTGTCAAGTTCAAGGCCGCACACAGCTTTAAGGGTCCTTTTGACTTCGATCAAATCAAGGTCGTGCAGGATTTGAGTGGCGAGCACATG GGGGCCGTGTGGACAATGAAGTTCTCTCACTGTGGCAGGCTGCTGGCAACCGCTGGCCAAGATAACGTTGTTCGCATCTGGGTCTTAAAGACTGCCTTTGACTATTTCAACAACATGAGATTGAAATACAACACGGAAG GTCGAGTGTCACCTTCTCCCTCTCAGGAAAGCTTGTGTTCCTCCAAATCTGACACTGATCCTGGG GCCAGTTGCGCTCCAGAGGACCCAGACACAGAAGACAGGAATGCCCCTTTTCGACAGGTCCCCTTCTGCAAGTACAAAGGCCATACAGCAGATCTATTGGATTTGTCTTGGTCAAAG aactTCTTCCTGCTCTCGTCGTCCATGGATAAAACGGTCAGACTGTGGCACATTTCTAGGAGAGAGTGTCTCTGCTGCTTTCAGCACATTGATTTTGTCACTGCAATCACATTCCATCCCAGG GACGACAGATACTTTTTAAGTGGCTCTCTGGATGGAAAGCTACGATTGTGGAACATTCCGGACAAGAAGGTGGCACTTTGGAATGAGGTGGATGGCCAAACGCGCCTCATCACTGCTGCCAACTTCTGTCAAAATGGGAAGTACGCTGTCATTGGCACCTATGACGGAAGATGCATCTTTTATGACACAGAG CGTCTGAAATATCATACCCAAATACATGTGAGGTCCACCAGAGGTAGGAACAAAGTTGGGCGAAAAATCACTGGTATTGAACCATTACCGGGAGAGAATAAG ATTTTGGTGACCTCAAATGATTCCCGCATCCGCCTTTATGACCTAAGGGACTTGTCTCTATCCATGAAGTACAAGGGTTACGTCAACAGCAGCAGTCAGATTAAGGCCAGCTTCAG CCACGACTACTCTTTCATCGTCAGTGGTTCAGAGGACAAATACGTGTACATCTGGAGCACTTACCACGACCTCAGCAAATTCACATCAGTACGCCGGGACCGCAATGACTTCTGGGAAGGGATTAAAG CACACAATGTTGTGGTCACGTCAGCCATTTTCGCTCCTCACCCTGGTCTTATTGTGCCACAAGAAGTTGGTGCAGAAAAAACAGATGCCGAGTGCAAGAGCCTGGACTCCGAATCTGAAACAATTCCCTCAG GTGCCCTAAAGACAGATCATACAGAAGTTCTACTCTCTGCTGACTTCACTGGAGCCATCAAGGTTTTCATTAATGTGAAGAAATACTGA
- the wdr44 gene encoding WD repeat-containing protein 44 isoform X3, with protein sequence MASDTSDTEEFYDAPEDVHFSPSPNVSPAKFVIPSLKIIDSIIEESQMENGAVAELLDQLHVDVTVEAESKEKSNTQEVPVAASVAADEPQPIERPEEQPECSVTNGVYSLPAPNPVDLPGPSVGTQEGVQPPDITSTIGQSNSDGALVVAEGGQEHRSADILEQVPFADRPTASMDTSGPTKPPRQFTVEPDIVASTKKPPPSRPRPPSGAPPPRPPPPALQSHPSKKSQECLRPNMLEVSAMIPVSSDPLEPSGLMSPSSTVRSLTRELQHSLDLASATSGDKVVTAQENEGEEALSQVEGQVPGPQRPRSNSGRELTDEEILASVMIKNLDTGEEIPLIQAEEKLPAGINPLTLHIMRRTKEYITNDEAQSDDDDKSQAPLVDTDGGKLKQRTTQFKKFLGKSVKKAKHLAEEYGEKAVNKVKSVRDEVFHTDQDDPSSSDDEGMPYTRPVKFKAAHSFKGPFDFDQIKVVQDLSGEHMGAVWTMKFSHCGRLLATAGQDNVVRIWVLKTAFDYFNNMRLKYNTEGRVSPSPSQESLCSSKSDTDPGASCAPEDPDTEDRNAPFRQVPFCKYKGHTADLLDLSWSKNFFLLSSSMDKTVRLWHISRRECLCCFQHIDFVTAITFHPRDDRYFLSGSLDGKLRLWNIPDKKVALWNEVDGQTRLITAANFCQNGKYAVIGTYDGRCIFYDTERLKYHTQIHVRSTRGRNKVGRKITGIEPLPGENKILVTSNDSRIRLYDLRDLSLSMKYKGYVNSSSQIKASFSHDYSFIVSGSEDKYVYIWSTYHDLSKFTSVRRDRNDFWEGIKAHNVVVTSAIFAPHPGLIVPQEVGAEKTDAECKSLDSESETIPSGALKTDHTEVLLSADFTGAIKVFINVKKY encoded by the exons ATGGCATCAGACACGAGTGACACGGAGGAGTTCTACGATGCTCCAGAGGACGTACATTTCAGCCCATCTCCCAACGT GTCTCCTGCAAAGTTTGTCATTCCTTCCCTTAAG ATCATTGATAGTATCATTGAGGAGAGTCAAATGGAAAATGGTGCTGTCGCCGAGCTGTTGGATCAACTCCATGTTGATGTGACTGTGGAAGCGGAGTCAAAGGAAAAGAGTAACACCCAGGAAGTTCCTGTTGCGGCATCAGTTGCAGCTGATGAACCGCAGCCTATCGAGAGGCCTGAGGAGCAACCTGAATGTTCCGTGACAAACGGAGTGTATTCTCTGCCTGCCCCCAATCCGGTGGATCTCCCAGGACCTTCAGTTGGAACACAGGAAGGTGTTCAGCCCCCAGACATCACCAGCACAATAGGACAGAGTAACTCCGATGGGGCACTTGTAGTCGCAGAAGGGGGGCAGGAGCACAGGTCCGCTGACATTTTAGAGCAGGTTCCGTTCGCAGACAGGCCAACGGCCTCTATGGACACATCAGGACCTACAAAACCACCACGGCAGTTTACGGTAGAGCCAGACATTGTAGCCAGCACCAAGAAACCTCCACCGTCACGACCGCGCCCTCCCAGCGGAGCTCCTCCACCAAGACCGCCTCCACCGGCTTTGCAGAGTCACCCTTCCAAGAAGTCTCAGGAGTGTCTCAGGCCCAATATGCTTGAAG TATCTGCTATGATTCCAGTCAGCAGCGATCCTCTGGAACCATCTGGTCTGATGTCTCCGAGTAGCACTGTGAGGAGTTTAACCAGAGAGTTGCAGCACTCCTTGGATCTGGCCAGTGCCACCAGTGGGGACAAGGTGGTGACCGCACAG GAGAATGAGGGTGAGGAGGCCTTGTCTCAGGTTGAAGGACAAGTTCCAGGCCCTCAGCGTCCACGCTCCAACTCTGGTAGAGAGCTCACTGACGAG GAAATCCTGGCCAGTGTGATGATCAAGAACCTAGACACTGGGGAAGAGATCCCACTAATCCAGGCAGAGGAGAAACTTCCTGCTGGGATTAACCCCCTCACTTTGCACATCATGAGGAGGACCAAAGAGTATATCAC GAATGATGAAGCACAGTCAGATGATGATGACAAGTCACAGGCTCCACTGGTAGACACAGATGGGGGGAAACTGAAACAGAGAAC AACTCAGTTTAAGAAATTCCTGGGCAAGTCTGTGAAGAAGGCCAAGCATCTTGCTGAGGAATATGGAGAAAAGGCAGTAAACAAAGTGAAAAGTGTTCGCGATgaag TTTTCCACACAGATCAAGACGACCCGTCCTCCAGTGATGACGAAGGGATGCCTTATACCAGGCCTGTCAAGTTCAAGGCCGCACACAGCTTTAAGGGTCCTTTTGACTTCGATCAAATCAAGGTCGTGCAGGATTTGAGTGGCGAGCACATG GGGGCCGTGTGGACAATGAAGTTCTCTCACTGTGGCAGGCTGCTGGCAACCGCTGGCCAAGATAACGTTGTTCGCATCTGGGTCTTAAAGACTGCCTTTGACTATTTCAACAACATGAGATTGAAATACAACACGGAAG GTCGAGTGTCACCTTCTCCCTCTCAGGAAAGCTTGTGTTCCTCCAAATCTGACACTGATCCTGGG GCCAGTTGCGCTCCAGAGGACCCAGACACAGAAGACAGGAATGCCCCTTTTCGACAGGTCCCCTTCTGCAAGTACAAAGGCCATACAGCAGATCTATTGGATTTGTCTTGGTCAAAG aactTCTTCCTGCTCTCGTCGTCCATGGATAAAACGGTCAGACTGTGGCACATTTCTAGGAGAGAGTGTCTCTGCTGCTTTCAGCACATTGATTTTGTCACTGCAATCACATTCCATCCCAGG GACGACAGATACTTTTTAAGTGGCTCTCTGGATGGAAAGCTACGATTGTGGAACATTCCGGACAAGAAGGTGGCACTTTGGAATGAGGTGGATGGCCAAACGCGCCTCATCACTGCTGCCAACTTCTGTCAAAATGGGAAGTACGCTGTCATTGGCACCTATGACGGAAGATGCATCTTTTATGACACAGAG CGTCTGAAATATCATACCCAAATACATGTGAGGTCCACCAGAGGTAGGAACAAAGTTGGGCGAAAAATCACTGGTATTGAACCATTACCGGGAGAGAATAAG ATTTTGGTGACCTCAAATGATTCCCGCATCCGCCTTTATGACCTAAGGGACTTGTCTCTATCCATGAAGTACAAGGGTTACGTCAACAGCAGCAGTCAGATTAAGGCCAGCTTCAG CCACGACTACTCTTTCATCGTCAGTGGTTCAGAGGACAAATACGTGTACATCTGGAGCACTTACCACGACCTCAGCAAATTCACATCAGTACGCCGGGACCGCAATGACTTCTGGGAAGGGATTAAAG CACACAATGTTGTGGTCACGTCAGCCATTTTCGCTCCTCACCCTGGTCTTATTGTGCCACAAGAAGTTGGTGCAGAAAAAACAGATGCCGAGTGCAAGAGCCTGGACTCCGAATCTGAAACAATTCCCTCAG GTGCCCTAAAGACAGATCATACAGAAGTTCTACTCTCTGCTGACTTCACTGGAGCCATCAAGGTTTTCATTAATGTGAAGAAATACTGA
- the wdr44 gene encoding WD repeat-containing protein 44 isoform X4 codes for MENGAVAELLDQLHVDVTVEAESKEKSNTQEVPVAASVAADEPQPIERPEEQPECSVTNGVYSLPAPNPVDLPGPSVGTQEGVQPPDITSTIGQSNSDGALVVAEGGQEHRSADILEQVPFADRPTASMDTSGPTKPPRQFTVEPDIVASTKKPPPSRPRPPSGAPPPRPPPPALQSHPSKKSQECLRPNMLEVSAMIPVSSDPLEPSGLMSPSSTVRSLTRELQHSLDLASATSGDKVVTAQENEGEEALSQVEGQVPGPQRPRSNSGRELTDEEILASVMIKNLDTGEEIPLIQAEEKLPAGINPLTLHIMRRTKEYITNDEAQSDDDDKSQAPLVDTDGGKLKQRTTQFKKFLGKSVKKAKHLAEEYGEKAVNKVKSVRDEVFHTDQDDPSSSDDEGMPYTRPVKFKAAHSFKGPFDFDQIKVVQDLSGEHMGAVWTMKFSHCGRLLATAGQDNVVRIWVLKTAFDYFNNMRLKYNTEGRVSPSPSQESLCSSKSDTDPGASCAPEDPDTEDRNAPFRQVPFCKYKGHTADLLDLSWSKNFFLLSSSMDKTVRLWHISRRECLCCFQHIDFVTAITFHPRDDRYFLSGSLDGKLRLWNIPDKKVALWNEVDGQTRLITAANFCQNGKYAVIGTYDGRCIFYDTERLKYHTQIHVRSTRGRNKVGRKITGIEPLPGENKILVTSNDSRIRLYDLRDLSLSMKYKGYVNSSSQIKASFSHDYSFIVSGSEDKYVYIWSTYHDLSKFTSVRRDRNDFWEGIKAHNVVVTSAIFAPHPGLIVPQEVGAEKTDAECKSLDSESETIPSGALKTDHTEVLLSADFTGAIKVFINVKKY; via the exons ATGGAAAATGGTGCTGTCGCCGAGCTGTTGGATCAACTCCATGTTGATGTGACTGTGGAAGCGGAGTCAAAGGAAAAGAGTAACACCCAGGAAGTTCCTGTTGCGGCATCAGTTGCAGCTGATGAACCGCAGCCTATCGAGAGGCCTGAGGAGCAACCTGAATGTTCCGTGACAAACGGAGTGTATTCTCTGCCTGCCCCCAATCCGGTGGATCTCCCAGGACCTTCAGTTGGAACACAGGAAGGTGTTCAGCCCCCAGACATCACCAGCACAATAGGACAGAGTAACTCCGATGGGGCACTTGTAGTCGCAGAAGGGGGGCAGGAGCACAGGTCCGCTGACATTTTAGAGCAGGTTCCGTTCGCAGACAGGCCAACGGCCTCTATGGACACATCAGGACCTACAAAACCACCACGGCAGTTTACGGTAGAGCCAGACATTGTAGCCAGCACCAAGAAACCTCCACCGTCACGACCGCGCCCTCCCAGCGGAGCTCCTCCACCAAGACCGCCTCCACCGGCTTTGCAGAGTCACCCTTCCAAGAAGTCTCAGGAGTGTCTCAGGCCCAATATGCTTGAAG TATCTGCTATGATTCCAGTCAGCAGCGATCCTCTGGAACCATCTGGTCTGATGTCTCCGAGTAGCACTGTGAGGAGTTTAACCAGAGAGTTGCAGCACTCCTTGGATCTGGCCAGTGCCACCAGTGGGGACAAGGTGGTGACCGCACAG GAGAATGAGGGTGAGGAGGCCTTGTCTCAGGTTGAAGGACAAGTTCCAGGCCCTCAGCGTCCACGCTCCAACTCTGGTAGAGAGCTCACTGACGAG GAAATCCTGGCCAGTGTGATGATCAAGAACCTAGACACTGGGGAAGAGATCCCACTAATCCAGGCAGAGGAGAAACTTCCTGCTGGGATTAACCCCCTCACTTTGCACATCATGAGGAGGACCAAAGAGTATATCAC GAATGATGAAGCACAGTCAGATGATGATGACAAGTCACAGGCTCCACTGGTAGACACAGATGGGGGGAAACTGAAACAGAGAAC AACTCAGTTTAAGAAATTCCTGGGCAAGTCTGTGAAGAAGGCCAAGCATCTTGCTGAGGAATATGGAGAAAAGGCAGTAAACAAAGTGAAAAGTGTTCGCGATgaag TTTTCCACACAGATCAAGACGACCCGTCCTCCAGTGATGACGAAGGGATGCCTTATACCAGGCCTGTCAAGTTCAAGGCCGCACACAGCTTTAAGGGTCCTTTTGACTTCGATCAAATCAAGGTCGTGCAGGATTTGAGTGGCGAGCACATG GGGGCCGTGTGGACAATGAAGTTCTCTCACTGTGGCAGGCTGCTGGCAACCGCTGGCCAAGATAACGTTGTTCGCATCTGGGTCTTAAAGACTGCCTTTGACTATTTCAACAACATGAGATTGAAATACAACACGGAAG GTCGAGTGTCACCTTCTCCCTCTCAGGAAAGCTTGTGTTCCTCCAAATCTGACACTGATCCTGGG GCCAGTTGCGCTCCAGAGGACCCAGACACAGAAGACAGGAATGCCCCTTTTCGACAGGTCCCCTTCTGCAAGTACAAAGGCCATACAGCAGATCTATTGGATTTGTCTTGGTCAAAG aactTCTTCCTGCTCTCGTCGTCCATGGATAAAACGGTCAGACTGTGGCACATTTCTAGGAGAGAGTGTCTCTGCTGCTTTCAGCACATTGATTTTGTCACTGCAATCACATTCCATCCCAGG GACGACAGATACTTTTTAAGTGGCTCTCTGGATGGAAAGCTACGATTGTGGAACATTCCGGACAAGAAGGTGGCACTTTGGAATGAGGTGGATGGCCAAACGCGCCTCATCACTGCTGCCAACTTCTGTCAAAATGGGAAGTACGCTGTCATTGGCACCTATGACGGAAGATGCATCTTTTATGACACAGAG CGTCTGAAATATCATACCCAAATACATGTGAGGTCCACCAGAGGTAGGAACAAAGTTGGGCGAAAAATCACTGGTATTGAACCATTACCGGGAGAGAATAAG ATTTTGGTGACCTCAAATGATTCCCGCATCCGCCTTTATGACCTAAGGGACTTGTCTCTATCCATGAAGTACAAGGGTTACGTCAACAGCAGCAGTCAGATTAAGGCCAGCTTCAG CCACGACTACTCTTTCATCGTCAGTGGTTCAGAGGACAAATACGTGTACATCTGGAGCACTTACCACGACCTCAGCAAATTCACATCAGTACGCCGGGACCGCAATGACTTCTGGGAAGGGATTAAAG CACACAATGTTGTGGTCACGTCAGCCATTTTCGCTCCTCACCCTGGTCTTATTGTGCCACAAGAAGTTGGTGCAGAAAAAACAGATGCCGAGTGCAAGAGCCTGGACTCCGAATCTGAAACAATTCCCTCAG GTGCCCTAAAGACAGATCATACAGAAGTTCTACTCTCTGCTGACTTCACTGGAGCCATCAAGGTTTTCATTAATGTGAAGAAATACTGA